The genome window attttatggCCTCTTTATGACATACCCTCATGGCCTTATTCATGTTGATATAATCAGTTACAGACTTATCAGATTTCCAATCACTTACAAAACTGACCTCTTTTGTGTTCTGCTCTACAGATTATCCAATTGCTTATTCTACAGAGTCACAGTCCCTAAGCTGGATAAACATGTGTCCTGCCACTATTACTGGTAATAAATCTCAAGATATTGAAGAAGCAATGAGACCTAAAGGAGATGGAGTATTCGTTCCTCTCCTGAGTTCATCCGTAGACAACGACAGGATTCCTCGAAAGCTGCCATTGAGTGAGGTAATAGACAGTGTAATCTAGCTCTCTAGTTAGTCATGAAGCATGTCCATGCTCTTTACTCTGTGTTTTTTTCAACTGGGTCAAGTTTAGTTTCCAATGGCACCATCACCATCTCTCTCCCTACACTCTCCTTTATGTGTTCAGTTTCCATTCCCGGTGGATAAAACACCATAATTGATGTGATGGGTAGAAAGGCCATTGACACAGAAACTGAGACTTATTTTTTCTcctattttattgatttatgtgCAACTAAAGCTATCACTTACGGGAGAGTGAACTAACACACTCAAATTCGTATCAAACGGTGTAGAAATAGTGACAGAGTGATGGGGTGCAGACAAAATCTAACAGAGTGGTGTGGCATACCTCCCAAGTCGTCGGATGCGAATTCCACTCTGATAAATTGCAGAGTCCTCGGGTCCATCACTTACACTCTAGATTCAGGGTTCACTTTTAGGGTACCATACTGATGAAATTCAGGCAAAACCAAATATTCAGGTGGGTGGTGGCTCCCATCTTGGGTTGTTGACACTTGATAGTCATCATCAGTTTCATACAGCAGGTTATGCTTCGACCTTAGGCATGTCAAATTCTTCTACTTTCAAGTTTCATCTCAATATGGTGACTTCCCTTTCGAATATTCATCGCTGCGAGAGGATCTGACCTGCGTCAGAGTAAAATATTTAGCTCTGTGTCATTGCTGACATTTTATTGTCTCTCCCACTTTTAGAAAAGTAGCTGTACGTTTAACTTTGTTAAACACTTCGCACAATTCCAGGCAAAAAGTTCAAAGGTCCCTTATAACTTTTTCAAGTGTGTTAACATTAGCAAATTTAGTGATGGTACCTGTGAGTTTCTGTTTAGTCAAGCAGACAATGAGAAACAGATTCCATCTGGCTTCATGCGATGTCATACTGTTATGGTCCTTCCATCATATCTGCAATTCTGTTTGCTTTTGTACGAGGTGGGAAAAAAATGCATTTCTTGAGACGGTTGTTAATTTTCTGCTGATATTTCCATGCAGATTGGAGCAGAGGTGATGTCCTTGGGAAAGATCGCATGCCCCATTGTTTTGACAACACTGCTTATATTCTCCAGGTCTATCATTTCTATGCTCTTCTTGAGTCACCTTGGCAGAGTAGAGTTAGCCGGGGGATCCCTGGCGATAGCATTTAGCAACATCTCAGGCCAATCTCTCATCAAAGGCCTAGTATTGGGGATGGATCCAATCTGTGGACAAGCATATGGAGCCAAGAGGTGGTCAGTTCTAAGCCAAACCTACATGAAAACAACATGTCTCCTCTTCCTTGTATCCATACCCATGATTCTTCTATGGCTAAACATTGAACCCCTCTTTCTATTCTTAGGTCAAGACTCAGATATTGTTAGAATTGCCAAAGTTTACCTTGCTTTCTCGATCCCCGAATTGCTGGCTCAAGCTGTCCATAACCCATTGAGGACCTTTCTTAGAATACAAGGCTTATCTTCAGCTCTTACGGTAGCTGCAGGATGTGCGCTCGTCCTCCACCTTCCAATCAACTACTTTTTTGTCATACATCTGAAATTGGGTGCGAAAGGTGTTGCGCTGGCTATGGCTTGTAATACAATAAATTTGAACATAGGCTTGCTGATTTATGTACTGGCATCAAAAAATTCGATAAAACCCTGGCACGGGGTTACAATTGCCTCAATCTTACAGGGGTGGTGGCCATTACTGTCTCTGGCAGTGCCTAGCTGCCTTTCTGTATGCTTGGAATGGTGGTGGtatgaaataataatatttctctGCGGCTTACTTGAAAATCCAGAGGCTTGCCTTGCAGCGATGGGCATTCTTATTCAATCAGAAGGCATCTTGTATGTCTTCCCATATGCAATTAGTTGCAGTATATCAACACGCATCAGCCATGCATTAGGTGCTAACCAGCCATCTCGAGCAAAATGGTCTGCCATAATTGGGCTTGCTATGGCAATTGGTTTTGGACTAACAATCTCAGTCTTATTGGTAGCCCTGAAATCAGTGTGGGGAAAATTGTAcaccaatgaacaacaagttcTTGATCTAGTAACAGCTGCACTTCCAATCATAGGGTTCTGTGAAATTGGCAACTCACCACAAACAGCTGCCTGTGGGGTCTTAACAGGGACTGCACGCCCTAAAGATGGTGCCCGCATCAATTTATGTGCCTTCTACATCATTGGGCTGCCAGTATCCGTCCTTGCGACTTTCAAGTTCAAATTTGGTTTCCCAGGGCTATGGTTTGGGCTTCTAGCAGCACAGTTTTCCTGTGTGTGCATGATGGGGTACGTATTGGTTCATACAGATTGGAGGCACCAGGCTAAGAGGGCTGATCAGCTGACTTTAGCTGCAGGAGGTGGGGATGATTTGGAGAGCTCACTCTTAACAAATCCCTGAGTCTGCGAGCGTTAGGCTGGTCCTTTTGGAACAGGCTGCAGTGGAGGAGACAACACAAAAGTAAATAGAAAATCAATTTCGTTGAGAAATTGCAGGGCTTGCTGATGTTCTCAACAATTAGGAAGAAACAACAGACACTTATGCTGCCACACATCATTAGGTAAGTCATTCAATTCATTGTTTAGGACGCAAAAGCATTCTTTAATGTCATACACTCATACCTAACAAAAGCATATCATCTCCTCCCATCATGTAGAACAAGAATCTGACAGATTTTGCAAAATAACTGGAATTAGTGTAATACACCATtagccagaaaaaaaaaatctctctctctctctctctctatagtaAACACACATCTTTCCTTTTATCTAACTAGTTTAAGTGAGAAAAATCCAACATATCACCAGTCTGCCAATTAAAGTAGAATAAATTAACTCACAAATGATTTCCTTCAAACTGGAAATGGTGTCTATAAGGTTGGTGCACGAGCAAATGAAATGCGTTGAATGATCATGTATGCACATGATCATTTGAGTTTATAGATCTGTGATGCCTGCACTGTTAGCATATCGTAGTTACATTTTTCACACGTTCTGCTGCTAGATATGAAGATGCAAGACCActaaatcataaataaatatggCGAAGGCAAAAAAAATGCCACTTAATCAATTTGATTTATAGCAAGTTACAAAATTTTGATAGAGAACAGAAAGAAAGGTCAAAAGGATGCATATTGGGCTCAAAAAATATAAGCACATTAAAACCCAGACAAGAAATTGATGCAAGCTGAAGTTACCTGCAGTGGTCATTCAAGCTTTCCAATCTGTTAGCATAGTAGTACATCCAAAAGGAATGGCAGGAGCAAGGAATATTTCTAGCGTAACACTATTTGGGTGACTTATACTGATAATGGATCCATTAAGCCACACCCTGTATCAAAGCATGCCAATATCACTGTAaccaaacttctaagaacagcatATTGACGATATGAGAATTCCATGtaaaaaatattcattaacATGACATATCAGTTTGACACAAAATCCGAGATGGATCATGTCCGAGGACCATAAAATTCATATCTCATTTAGGTTGTCACTTTTGTTGTGGtattaaaaagacaaaaaacacTCAGATTTAATCCATCCTTTACCATCAATGCCGGCCAAAATCCCCTTAATGACCAATCATATTGATATCATGTGGGACCATGCTGTTAAACAACTCCATTAATAGTTAATCATCTCCTTGTGTGCAAGGCTTGTAGTAAAAATTGGTCCCCAACCCCTTCCCTCCCGTCCAAAAATATAGCAATTGCCAACACCATGGTTACGTTATAGTATGAGAAAACCTcacaacatatatatgtttatatcgTTCTAAATTCACTAGTGGAACTAAATAGTAACCAATTGAATAAGAAgttattgattgattgattcgtgcattcattttttttagatGAGTGATTGATTCGTGCAACTTAGATTAACGAATTGAATTATGTAATTAATACACACCTGTTCCTTCTCTGTTCTTCATTTCTTTCGTTTGCATCGAGGGAGAACATACTGAATCGATCTAAAATTATAGGCATTGCAAACAACAAAGTAAATcgcgagaaaaaaaaatcagaaactaAAATTAACTGCGTTTCGTACCAGAGCGACTTCAAGGCAGAGCAGGAAGATGATTAACCTGCAAGCAATTCAACATTGGAACTTGATCATGCAAGAGAAAATGATACTATTAACTATGCAGAGAAACCGGAGAAGCATTGAAGATTCTGTGCTCGAGCTTCTTCTTCGACTGGCTAGCGACTTCTTCCGTCCCCAAATTAGTTTGATCACAGGGAATTAGTCATCACAGAATTAGGAAGTTATGGGCCGACCCAAGTCGACTTCAAGGCTGGGCTGGAGTCTGAGATATGTGGTTCAAGGCCCAACTAATTGACGATTAATTGTGCTCGTGTGGGCCGTGTGGGTGTGGCACCCTGGCACTGGCACATTGGTTATTGACttccttaatttctttttggTTAAAAATGTCTATAAATTTACCATAAATTtctaaattattaatattatttttaaaaaaaataattgcttGCATAAGGAAGTACAATTTTGATGTAGAAAAGTCATGATCAAAACAATAAAAGTAGGTGGTGGCTAACTTTGACCTAATTTAGGTACTAGTCATATTTCCCGTTAGGTTAAATTGTTTTCCCATTAGGTTAAATCTTATTTGGAGGATAATTTTGTAAACAGATTTTTATCAGGGTTTGTTCGGCACGCATCATTTGTAAGTCATTATACAGTAATATCCAGCTCGAGCGGATGAGGCCACAAGGTTTTGTGGTGTTAAGTTTGGTAGTGTCAGATAAAGTAATGAATGACGGAATTGTTCAATACTTCAAATCTCATATCATCGAGTGAAATGCTTGATATAATAtgtgaaattttcaaattaataataagtattttttatttgctcAAACTATCATAAATCAGTGTTGAACATAAAAAGACAAAGTCATGCGGATCATATTATGGCTTAACATTATTATAATACAAATCTCAGTAGCATAAAAGCGTCACGTTTTTCTCAAGTGAGATGGTCACATCAGTATAGAAGGTGATTCTCCATACTTTGCTGGAAATACAAACTACAAAAGTCCGCTTCGCCGACATGTCGTTCCAAGAGACCCTCTAAAGTCCACTTGTTTTGGAAGCTACGGGAAAATAACTACCTTATCCCCAAACGTGGCGGACATAATATCTTGTTTCATATGATTGGCTTAGctgatatttattttaattttgttttctgaaacaaaccaatatatatatatatatatatacaagaattctcctatgtggaccaaaaagtaaggaccaagtttgtggatcaAAATCTAATGGTGTAataaatcacaacataagtaggggtcacacatttattatgggacccatcacatctatggttgaaaaacaagtccacacttttggtccacacttttggtccacataggagaatttctgtatatatacagaaattctcctatgtggaccaaaaagtgtggacaaagtttgtggaccaaaatccaatggttataatcaatcacaacataagtgagGGCCAcatatttattatgggacccaccacatctatggttgaaaaacaagtccacaaacttggtccacacttttggtcaaCATAGAAgaatttctctatatatatatatatgtatatatatttatatatagatatacacaGACATACATATATGTCGTCCGGTAGTGGAACTGCGACAACcttaaattaaattgatttgGGAATATGTGTTGGAAAAGTTTTCACATTgatcaaaaaattttaatttattttatcatcTGGTATAAAAGATGGGTAACCCTCATTTAAGGTAGGAGGTTTGAGTCTTTGAGCTATACCTAATAATAGTGgcctttgtgattttttttatattctgtAAAGCAACCTCTGTGACTTGTGAGAGGGgtagaataataaaattaaatatttgatatatttattattttaaaattagaaaaaatcatttgggtgatagtctagtgAAAAATTTCTCTTAAACCAatctgtattgatttggaagGTTCTGAATTCGATTTCTATTatgaacaatatttttgtggtcaCGCTCTGAGTTTTTATCCAACTTATTATATCGTTATAtctgacaaacttgtatggtgttgAAATAAATACGGTTTAGAAAGAATTGGAGTAAGAGTCCAATATTTGTTTGGCAAAGCATTATATGAAGTATTAAGAGGGTTTAGCGAGATTTCACACAACCTTCCTAATCTAATTATACGCATCCTTAAACTAATTTTTATTCAAATAGTGttaaaaaattcacaatttaatttgatatttcctaatatttaaaaacaaataaaagagcAAAACCAGGCCCACGAGGCCCACAATACTTTGTTTTGGTAAAGTGCATTGGCAGTTTGTGCTTAAAAGAGCAGTTAAAGCCGCCACCAAGCCAAGCCACGAGATGGGCACGCCGGCCAAAGCGATAACCCGGTCCGACCCTTTTTTCATATATTAAATTTCGTCACAATATTCAAAATGTCAAAAGTCGGAGCGCGTGGCGTGTATATTACTATAATtagaaatattttaaatttttgcggatattcatcattttattatttaaaggAGTTAAAAAAGCTTTGTTTTGGATCTCAAACTTTTGATAAAAATCATAACATGATTCAAAATTTAATTTAGTCCTCGAATCTTGGAGTAACGTACTATTAATATTAGttactttattttttccttttataatAAGTTATATCCGAAAGGACGGAGAGACAATTCTTTACATGTGATGTCAATTCTACATTATTTGTATCTTTTATAGCATAATTGttaataaaaattcatatataatatggttggtaagaaattattttaaataaccCAACAAGTTACACATCAATAAAGGTTGATTCTCTCTTATATAAACAACGTGTTTTGTGGTCTTAAAAGCCAATGACAACGGCTCAGGTCAACAAAGCCTTATGAATTCTTAGTTTAAAGTGGataatattattagttattaGTCAATGGTTTTgggtttgattttcttattAGATTGGGGAATTTTGACCTAATAGCTCTGTTTGGTGGGACGGGCCCACTTTCCCAGCCCGCCCCACCAAACAACCCAACAAAAACGAGCTCCCAATGGGAGCTTGTTGTAGGATCCACGCCCAAAAActgtagttttttatttttttatttttttttggacccACCTGTTTTACATTTAAATAATATTGATATGAAATAAgttaaattcttaataaactacaaaacatacctttaaagtaaattaataacaattataaattaatatttatacttgtaaatgaataaatcttataataaattaataattactataataaattagtaattattataatgaattaattatccattatgaataaatattaaagtaaattaataactattataaataataaattaataattatttatttatagttgtaataacttatatttataataaattttttttattcattaataataattaatacaataaaaaaaatatttacacaaCTTAATCGCTAATAACGATAAAAATTTAATCAAACACCTCATAACTTTAAACtaagttttttttccccaaacttaatctttaatattaaaaatgaaCACAATCGTCTTATTAAACAGACACAAAAAATTATTATGCACTCCACGCGAAAAATGAGAGCGGAAAATCAAGCCAAGCCTTGAGTTTTGTCGTTACACGGCTCCCTAGTCCAAATCGCTGGTGGTACGGCTCTTCTTAATAAAGGAGCTCCAATCCTATGCTACCACGTGCCATCCT of Tripterygium wilfordii isolate XIE 37 chromosome 13, ASM1340144v1, whole genome shotgun sequence contains these proteins:
- the LOC120013551 gene encoding protein DETOXIFICATION 53-like — encoded protein: MQIGAEVMSLGKIACPIVLTTLLIFSRSIISMLFLSHLGRVELAGGSLAIAFSNISGQSLIKGLVLGMDPICGQAYGAKRWSVLSQTYMKTTCLLFLVSIPMILLWLNIEPLFLFLGQDSDIVRIAKVYLAFSIPELLAQAVHNPLRTFLRIQGLSSALTVAAGCALVLHLPINYFFVIHLKLGAKGVALAMACNTINLNIGLLIYVLASKNSIKPWHGVTIASILQGWWPLLSLAVPSCLSVCLEWWWYEIIIFLCGLLENPEACLAAMGILIQSEGILYVFPYAISCSISTRISHALGANQPSRAKWSAIIGLAMAIGFGLTISVLLVALKSVWGKLYTNEQQVLDLVTAALPIIGFCEIGNSPQTAACGVLTGTARPKDGARINLCAFYIIGLPVSVLATFKFKFGFPGLWFGLLAAQFSCVCMMGYVLVHTDWRHQAKRADQLTLAAGGGDDLESSLLTNP